CTCCAGGTCGCGAAACGTGGCAGATTGGCATAGGCTTTCAAGCGCCATCGCCCCTCAGCCCATTCCCACTGTGGGCTCCTGGCGAGGTCAAGGCACATCTGATTTCGCTCGAGCGACAGGAAGCCGAGACGCATATAGAAGGCCCTTGCCTCATCCAGCGTCGTGAGGCGAACCTCGGCGACCGGCGCCGGCCAGTCGTTGACGATATGCTCGATCAGAAGCGATCCGGCACCCTGCTGGCCAGGGTGTGTGGACAATGCCTTCAAGCGGATAACGTTCGCCGTCCCGTTGTCAGCGACCGCAAGGCCCGTCACAGACGCGCCCAGCATGCATACGAAATGTGCCGAACCCCTGAAGCGACCAATCATCGCCCTGACCATGCGAATCCGGTAATTCCAGACACTTGCATCATGATCCCGCGAGGACGGGAGCAGCCATGCCTCGACATCGGCCGCGAAGGCCCTCTCCAGACGGGCGAATTCCGTCGGATCGACGCGCCGCACAGGATTCCGACCGCTCCACACTACTGACATTCCGCTAACCTCCCGTCTGGGCACGATGGCGACGACGGTGGGCAGCAGCCTCAAACAGGAACGGCGAGGTACAGCTCTAACTCCGCGCCGCAACCGCGCGCGATAAGCTAACCTGATATCTTCGGAGTATAACAGGCAATCCAAGAAGAGCGGGTTGCCATCGCTGCCGGTCCCGCCGATGCATCGCGTTCATCAGCAGGGACGGCACCGGCGGCTTCCATGGCGGACGGCGCGGATTGCCGAGATTTAGGGATCTTGATCGGCGAGACTGTGTTTTCGGTCAGGGCGTCCAGGCGCTGTAGTCACCTGTTGCCTGTGGGCGGCGCCCTTCGGCGAGCGTCGAACCGGCCGGGCGATACGCCTCGGGCGTGCCCGTCATGTTCTCGCGATGCGGTCGCTGCCATTCCTTCGCCTGGTAGCCGTCCTGCGTGGGCGGCACGTCGGTCGTGTGGTGTATCCACCCATGCCAGCCCGGCGGGATGGCCGATGCTTCGGCATAGCCGGCGTAGACGACCCAGCGACGCTCGAAACCGAGCGCGGGATCCTTTGCCCCGCCCTTTGTCCGATAATAGGTGTTGCCGAACTCGTCCTGACCGACCCGTTCGCCAAACCGCCACGTCCAGAACTGCGTTCCGAACGTCTGCTTGTTCCACCAGGTGAACATGCGCAGGAGAAAGTCTTTCATCACCACATATCCCAAAAGCCGGGCCCGAGCCGACGATCGTCGCCGAGGTTATGGCCCCGTCGGTGTTGCTTGTCCAGTACGGCAGCTTGTCTCCCCTAGGGCTGCGAGCCGCGCCGGCACGTTGCTGACGGCATAATCTCTCAACCCTTTGACCTGAGATCGCCCGTCGCGGTGATGCCCAGCGACATGCCGTGACGTCTTGCTGCGATTCGCGCCAGACGCGCTGCCACAGGTACCCGCCGCGGTCGAGCGAGAATCACGAAAAGGCGCGCAAATACGACGCCGCAGCTGCATCCTATGGGGATGGAGGTGGAAAAATATATTGTGGTGAACAAATGGTGACACTGTGGCCCCTTTCCCCAGGAATGGGGAAAAGCCTTGTTTCCCATTACCATCAGCCGCGTTTATTCTAGTGGTGATGAAACGACGGTAAGGCAGGACAACGGCTCTAGAGATTGCGCGTCAAAAAACTTGAACCCCCTAGATATTGACGCACGGGGCAGGATCGCTCTAACTTCCAGCCATATTGCGTCAGGCGCGTTTTTGCTGATGCATCTCCGAATAAGTTTCACAAATGTGTCCAGCGGCAGGCGGTGTTGCAAAACAGCGTGGGCTGTTGCGTGTCTAAAATGTCCCCCGGGCCTGTCGGTACCGAGGCTTAAACGCGGCCTTTCATCGCGGCTCATCCCGCTGAGGAAGGACGCGGATGGAGCGCCACCCCCGGCGCCTCTATCCGTAGCGTTCAAGCTTGGTTCATGGCGAGCCACCCCCCATATATAGCGATGGCGGGCGACCGCCAAAGGGATCACATCAATGCGGATCGAGCGCCGGTACACCGAAGAGGGACAGTCCCCCTACGCCTCCATCGAGTTTCGAGCCGCGACAAGCGAGATCCGCAACCCCGATGGATCGACGGTTTTCAAGCTCGACGCCTTTGATGTCCCCGCGAGCTGGAGCCAGGTCGCCAGCGACGTCATCGCCCAGAAGTATTTTCGCAAGGCCGGCGTTCCCGCGCGCCTCAAGCGTGTCGAGGAGAACGACGTTCCCTCCTTCCTCTGGCCGTCCGTCGCCGACACCGAAGCCCTCGCACTCCTACCAGAGGCCGAGCGGTATACGTCCGAAACATCGGCGCAGCAGGTCTTCGACCGTCTTGCGGGCTGCTGGACCTATTGGGGCTGGAAGGGCGGCTATTTCTCCTCCGAGGCCGACGCCAGCGCCTTCTTCGACGAACTGCGCTTCATGCTGGCGAACCAGATGGTCGCCCCGAACTCCCCACAGTGGTTCAACACCGGCCTGCACTGGGCCTATGGCATCGATGGGCCGAGCCAGGGCCACTACTATGTGGACTTCAAGACCGGCAAGCTGACGAAATCCAAGTCGTCCTACGAACACCCTCAGCCGCATGCATGCTTCATCCAGTCCGTGAGCGACGACCTCGTCAACGAGGGCGGCATCATGGACCTGTGGGTGCGTGAGGCGCGGCTTTTCAAATATGGCTCCGGCACCGGCTCCAACTTCTCGAAGCTGCGCGGCGAAGGCGAGAAACTGTCGGGCGGCGGGCGTTCCTCCGGGCTCATGTCGTTCCTCAAGATCGGCGATCGCGCCGCCGGCGCCATCAAATCGGGCGGCACCACACGCCGCGCCGCCAAGATGGTGGTGGTCGATGTCGACCATCCCGACATCGAGACCTATATTGATTGGAAGGTGAAGGAGGAGCAGAAGGTCGCGGCGCTCGTCGCGGGCTCCAAGGCTTGCCAGAAGCATCTGAAGGCGGTGCTCAAGGCCTGCGTCAACTGCGAATCCCAGGGCGGCGAGAAGCCCGATTCCTGCTACGATCCGGAAAAGAACCCGGCGTTGAAGCGCGAGATCAAACTCGCCCGCCGCGCCTTCGTGCCCGACAACTACATCAAGCGCGTCATTCAGTTCGCCCGGCAGGGCTACACCGATATCTCCTTCGACGTCTATGACACCGACTGGGATTCGGAGGCCTATGCGACCGTCGCCGGCCAGAACTCCAACAATTCCGTGCGAGTGGACGACGATTTCCTGAACGCCGTGGAAGCGGACGGCGATTTCGCTCTGAAGGCGCGCCTTACCGGCAAGCCGGTCAAGACCCTGAAGGCCCGTGAGCTTTGGGAGAAGATCGGCTATGCGGCCTGGGCCTCGGCCGATCCGGGCATCCAGTTCCACACGACCATCAACGACTGGCACACCTGCCCTGCCTCGGGACCGATCGTCGCATCGAACCCGTGCTCGGAGTACATGTTCCTCGACGATACGGCCTGCAATCTCGCCTCGGCGAACCTCCTGCAGTTCTATGACCGCGCCACGCGCCGCTTCGACGTGGAGGCCTTCGAGCACGCCTGCCGCTTGTGGACGCTCGTCCTCGAAATCTCGGTGACGATGGCGCAGTTCCCCTCCAAGGAGATCGCGGAGCTTTCCTACAAGTACCGCACGCTTGGTCTTGGTTACGCGAATATCGGCGGCCTTCTGATGACGATGGGCCTCCCCTATGATTCAGCTGAGGCGAGAGCACTTGCCGGCGCGATCACCGCTGTGATGACCGGCACCTCCTATGCCACCTCTGCGGAGATGGCGCAGGAGCTCGGCCCTTTCCCAGGCTATGCCAAGAACTCGCCCCACATGTTGCGCGTCATCCGCAACCACCGCCGCGCGGCGCACGGCGAGGCCGCGGGATATGAGAAGCTGGCGACCGATCCCGTGCCGCTCGACCATGCCTCCGCCGCCAAGCTGGGCGAGCTCGGGACCACTCTGGTTGCCCATGCCGTCGCCGCCTGGGACAAGGCGCTGACGCTCGGCAAGGCCCATGGCTACCGCAACGCCCAGACGACTGTGCTCGCGCCCACCGGCACGATCGGCCTCGTCATGGATTGCGACACCACCGGCATCGAGCCGGACTTTGCACTGGTGAAGTTCAAGAAGCTCGCCGGTGGCGGCTATTTCAAGATCATCAACCGCGCGGTGCCGGATGCGCTGCGCTCCCTCGGCTACCGCGAGTCGGAAATTGCCGAGATCGAGGCTTACGCGGTCGGCCACGGCTCGCTCGCGCAAGCCCCTGCCATCAACAAGACGACCCTCGCAGCCAAGGGGTTCCCGGAAGAGAAGATCGCAACCCTTGAAGCGGGCATGAAGTCGGCGTTCGACATCAAGTTCGTTTTCAACAAATGGACCCTCGGCGAGGACTTCCTCACGGGCACCCTCGAAATCCCGGCCGAGCGTCTCAACGATCCGAGCTTCGATCTCCTCGCCCATCTCGGCTTCTCGAAGGCCGATGTCGAAGCGGCGAACATCCACATCTGCGGGGCGATGACGCTGGAGGGCGCGCCGCATCTCAAAACCGAGCACTATGCTGTCTTCGACTGCGCCAATCCGTGCGGCCGCACCGGCAAGCGCTACCTTTCGGTCGAGAGCCATATCCGCATGATGGCGGCGGCGCAGCCCTTCATCACGGGCGCCATCTCCAAGACCATCAACATGCCGAATGACGCGACCGTCGAGGACTGCAAGGAGGCCTATCTCCTCTCCTGGCGGCTCGCGCTGAAGGCGAACGCGCTCTACCGCGACGGTTCCAAGCTGTCGCAGCCGCTGAACTCCGCCCTCATCAACGAGGAAGAGGATGAGGTCGAGGACGCCGTCGATGCCCTTCTCGCCCAGCCCACCGCCGCACGGACCGCGCAGGTCGCAGAGCGCATCGTCGAGAAGATCATCGAGCGCGTCGAGCGGGTCCGCGAGCGCGAGAAGATGCCGGACCGCCGCAAGGGTTACACCCAGAAGGCCGTTGTCGGCGGCCACAAGGTCTATCTGCGCACCGGCGAGTATGCCGACGGCCGACTTGGGGAAATCTTCATCGACATGCATAAGGAAGGCGCAGCCTTCCGGGCGATGATGAACAACTTCGCCATCGCCGTGTCGCTTGGCCTGCAGTATGGCGTCCCGCTCGAGGAATATGTCGAAGCTTTCACCTTCACGCGCTTCGAGCCCGCCGGCTTTGTCGCCGGCAATCAGTCGATCAAGAACGCCACCTCGATCCTTGACTATGTGTTCCGCGAGCTGGCGATCTCCTATCTCTCGCGCTACGACCTCGCGCATGTCGATCCGAGCGAAATCGGCTTCGACGTGATCGGCAAGGGCGAGAACCAGGCCAAAGCCCCGGAGGGCACGCCTGCCCCCACCCAGCAGGTGATCTCCAAGGGTTTCGTGCGCGGCAAGCCGACGAACTTCCTCACCATTCCCGGTGACAAGCGCGATGCCCCAAAAGCTCC
This portion of the Chelatococcus sp. YT9 genome encodes:
- a CDS encoding NADH:ubiquinone oxidoreductase subunit NDUFA12, with translation MKDFLLRMFTWWNKQTFGTQFWTWRFGERVGQDEFGNTYYRTKGGAKDPALGFERRWVVYAGYAEASAIPPGWHGWIHHTTDVPPTQDGYQAKEWQRPHRENMTGTPEAYRPAGSTLAEGRRPQATGDYSAWTP
- a CDS encoding GNAT family N-acetyltransferase encodes the protein MSVVWSGRNPVRRVDPTEFARLERAFAADVEAWLLPSSRDHDASVWNYRIRMVRAMIGRFRGSAHFVCMLGASVTGLAVADNGTANVIRLKALSTHPGQQGAGSLLIEHIVNDWPAPVAEVRLTTLDEARAFYMRLGFLSLERNQMCLDLARSPQWEWAEGRWRLKAYANLPRFATWSEEASPLPPKARLQ
- a CDS encoding vitamin B12-dependent ribonucleotide reductase produces the protein MRIERRYTEEGQSPYASIEFRAATSEIRNPDGSTVFKLDAFDVPASWSQVASDVIAQKYFRKAGVPARLKRVEENDVPSFLWPSVADTEALALLPEAERYTSETSAQQVFDRLAGCWTYWGWKGGYFSSEADASAFFDELRFMLANQMVAPNSPQWFNTGLHWAYGIDGPSQGHYYVDFKTGKLTKSKSSYEHPQPHACFIQSVSDDLVNEGGIMDLWVREARLFKYGSGTGSNFSKLRGEGEKLSGGGRSSGLMSFLKIGDRAAGAIKSGGTTRRAAKMVVVDVDHPDIETYIDWKVKEEQKVAALVAGSKACQKHLKAVLKACVNCESQGGEKPDSCYDPEKNPALKREIKLARRAFVPDNYIKRVIQFARQGYTDISFDVYDTDWDSEAYATVAGQNSNNSVRVDDDFLNAVEADGDFALKARLTGKPVKTLKARELWEKIGYAAWASADPGIQFHTTINDWHTCPASGPIVASNPCSEYMFLDDTACNLASANLLQFYDRATRRFDVEAFEHACRLWTLVLEISVTMAQFPSKEIAELSYKYRTLGLGYANIGGLLMTMGLPYDSAEARALAGAITAVMTGTSYATSAEMAQELGPFPGYAKNSPHMLRVIRNHRRAAHGEAAGYEKLATDPVPLDHASAAKLGELGTTLVAHAVAAWDKALTLGKAHGYRNAQTTVLAPTGTIGLVMDCDTTGIEPDFALVKFKKLAGGGYFKIINRAVPDALRSLGYRESEIAEIEAYAVGHGSLAQAPAINKTTLAAKGFPEEKIATLEAGMKSAFDIKFVFNKWTLGEDFLTGTLEIPAERLNDPSFDLLAHLGFSKADVEAANIHICGAMTLEGAPHLKTEHYAVFDCANPCGRTGKRYLSVESHIRMMAAAQPFITGAISKTINMPNDATVEDCKEAYLLSWRLALKANALYRDGSKLSQPLNSALINEEEDEVEDAVDALLAQPTAARTAQVAERIVEKIIERVERVREREKMPDRRKGYTQKAVVGGHKVYLRTGEYADGRLGEIFIDMHKEGAAFRAMMNNFAIAVSLGLQYGVPLEEYVEAFTFTRFEPAGFVAGNQSIKNATSILDYVFRELAISYLSRYDLAHVDPSEIGFDVIGKGENQAKAPEGTPAPTQQVISKGFVRGKPTNFLTIPGDKRDAPKAPGATATAQPSSATVVAFAGTGAVALKSEPEQDEEPAGEEAFASLGFAAPANQQRSVSDRRAEARMKGYEGEACPECANFTLVRNGTCMKCDTCGSTTGCS